The DNA region CCCCGAGGCGGGTGAGTTCGGCGATCTGCTCGTCGGTGGCGGCGGTCCCCAGATGACGCACGATCTTCTGGCGGGGCTTGCCGTCCACGCGCCTGCTTTCGATGATCTGAACCGCCTTTTTGGGACTGTTGGGTGTGGATTTCGTTCTGACGTACATGAAGAGAGTGTAGCACGGGAGTCGGAAAAAGTCAATAGGGAATATTTTTAGGCACTACAAGTTGTCGCCAAAAAATAAACCCCTGGAAACACTGGATCCCCAGGGATTCGCGAGGGAAGTAGCGCGGAAGTCGGGAACAATCGCCGTGGCACAAAGCTGCCCCCTTTTGCCAAATTGCCCGTCCCTTTTGTTCTGCTCTTCGATTATCAGGAGTTTTCTACGCTCCAAGTCAATATTCGCCTCTTGCTCATTTTCAGCCATTTGCATAATACGCTCTGCACCATTCGATATTATGTCATTGTAATCTCTTAGCTTGCTTGGATGCGGAAGCGGCCCTTGGTGTAAACTTGAAAGTAGAAGAGCATTCTGCCCATTTTCTTCATCTTCGTTATTCCCACAACTATCGGCAAGAAACTCCTTACCACTGTGCTTCTTGCAGGACTTATCATCACCCTCAGTTTTATCATGAATCATTTAATTCTTGCCTTTTGCCCACTCTTTATTGGGTGTTCGCTTTGGTTGATGACTGTGTCGTCCATAATGCGCTTCAATATTCTTCCTGTTTCTCGAAAACTTTTTGAAGAGGAGAAGTCCTTGGTTGAAGGCATCTTCCTCATGCGCCTGATCCGGCTCTCTATACTTCTCATTGTTGGTTGCCCTGTTATTGAGAAGATGCTGACAAGACTGCTCTCAAGAATCTCTTTCTGGCGTTTCCTTGTCATTCCGGGCCCTCCTTCCTCTGCATTCAGTATAGCAGGTCAAAGAAATCTCTGAAGGTTATTTGATGGCACCTCAACAGCGGGATGGGTTCAGAGCTTTCCGCTATCGTTCTTGAGTTCCATCCAGATAATCCGTCCACCACTGAAAAGGTCAACCCGGATAAACAGGACTTTACATCAACTGTGCCAAGGGAGTGAACAAAAAATCCCGATGTTTCAAGGCTTCGTGGCTTCTGCCCTGAAACATCGGGGATTCCTGGTGGAGGCGCGGGGAATCGAACCCCGGTCCGACAGAGGCCGATCGTGGAAGCTCTACAGGCTTAGTTCCCGCTTTGGTGTCGGTCCGGCACTCCCGGGAACGGGATTGCCCAACCCAAGCTCCCTGATCTTAACCGGAAAGCCAGGAGCAGGGCTTCCCGGAGCAACCACCTTTTGTGACACTCACACTCCCACCGAGTGGTGCGGCGGGAGGGAGCGGGCTACATCAAACTATGCAGCCAGTGCGTAGTTGTCGTTGGCAACTATTTGTGATGCCGCTTGTTACGGGGTTGCGGCACCCCGACCTGCTCTTCCAGATCCTCCTTCTGCCGTCGAAACCAGTCGCCCCCATGGCCAACTGTCTATTCCTCGCCTTTCATACGGCGCTTTACCGCCCGATCCATCTGGCGTTTCGCGTCCCGCGAGGCGATGTCTTCCCGCTTGTCGTGGCGGGTTTTTCCCTTGGCGAGCCCCAGTTCCACCTTGGCCCACTTGTTCTGCTTGACGTACAGGGACAGAGGAATCAACGTCAATCCCCGCTCCTGAAGCTTTCCGATGAGGCGTCGTATCTGTTCCCGATGGACCAGGAGCTTTCTGTCTCGCAATGGTTCGTGGTTGTAGTAGGTGCCTTCCTTGTAGGGAGATATATGGATGTTTCTGAGCCAGAGCTCGTTGTCCACGACCCGTGCGTATCCATCCTTCAGGTTGACC from Synergistales bacterium includes:
- a CDS encoding DUF2335 domain-containing protein, with product MIHDKTEGDDKSCKKHSGKEFLADSCGNNEDEENGQNALLLSSLHQGPLPHPSKLRDYNDIISNGAERIMQMAENEQEANIDLERRKLLIIEEQNKRDGQFGKRGQLCATAIVPDFRATSLANPWGSSVSRGLFFGDNL
- the smpB gene encoding SsrA-binding protein SmpB, giving the protein MGQRLVAKNRKARHEYSILESFEAGLVLTGTEIKSIRDGRVNLKDGYARVVDNELWLRNIHISPYKEGTYYNHEPLRDRKLLVHREQIRRLIGKLQERGLTLIPLSLYVKQNKWAKVELGLAKGKTRHDKREDIASRDAKRQMDRAVKRRMKGEE